Proteins from one Chroococcidiopsis sp. CCMEE 29 genomic window:
- a CDS encoding TonB family protein codes for MASAEKFHRHKSTRSEDLLAGLAASIVLHLVLLIGASNWLLTHAPERRQDSQPVPIKFVEVPPEETKPPKETKLRAAQNSSASGKAKPETSVSAPKSALTTAQKTASSPKNSLAPESAKPVSPKAQSPAVLPDLSAQKPQLETRKPVATSVTPKPQSTPQKTAAVTTTPKLQPKTENTLVERLRAQNPEPTIPPPQSKPQKTTTAPTRPKLKPKPQETKTDTTNSELKPSTRQEEKNTLPPKSATEQLTTRVTSKPQPPQPSQTSGAASKLGGPVTLSSRNLGSDDQATPSNSNRSDTGESIAARRDPDLGPYLAQLQQRVRQQWIPGLTQNSQRTVVYFVVSRSGQVNNLRIVQPSASGVADKAALSAIERAAPFAPLPPDYSQDYINIQFTFSINVYGDLDLWVR; via the coding sequence ATGGCTTCGGCTGAAAAATTCCATCGCCACAAAAGTACTCGCTCTGAAGATTTGCTCGCTGGTCTAGCTGCTTCCATTGTGCTGCACTTGGTTTTGTTGATTGGAGCCAGTAATTGGTTACTGACTCATGCGCCTGAGCGTAGGCAGGATTCTCAGCCCGTTCCAATTAAGTTCGTTGAAGTTCCTCCTGAGGAGACAAAGCCACCAAAAGAAACCAAGCTGCGGGCTGCTCAGAATTCTTCTGCAAGTGGGAAAGCAAAACCTGAAACCTCTGTTTCTGCTCCTAAATCGGCCCTAACAACTGCACAAAAAACTGCTTCAAGTCCTAAAAATTCCCTTGCTCCTGAATCAGCCAAGCCAGTTTCACCAAAAGCACAATCCCCAGCAGTTTTGCCAGATTTATCTGCCCAAAAGCCGCAACTGGAAACCCGAAAACCTGTAGCAACCTCTGTCACTCCAAAGCCACAATCAACACCTCAAAAAACAGCCGCAGTCACTACTACCCCAAAACTACAACCCAAAACCGAGAACACCTTAGTTGAAAGACTACGGGCACAAAATCCAGAACCCACTATCCCACCACCACAGAGCAAACCCCAGAAAACTACGACGGCACCGACTCGTCCAAAACTAAAACCTAAACCTCAAGAAACTAAGACCGACACTACTAATTCAGAGCTAAAACCCTCGACTCGCCAGGAGGAAAAGAACACACTTCCGCCCAAATCAGCCACTGAGCAATTGACAACCAGGGTTACTTCAAAACCACAGCCTCCTCAGCCATCGCAAACATCAGGGGCAGCAAGCAAGTTGGGTGGTCCAGTTACTCTATCCAGTCGTAATCTGGGGAGCGACGATCAAGCAACCCCGTCTAATTCCAACCGATCTGATACTGGTGAAAGTATTGCTGCCCGCCGCGATCCAGATCTTGGTCCCTACCTGGCGCAACTTCAGCAAAGAGTGAGGCAACAGTGGATACCAGGATTAACCCAGAATTCTCAGCGGACAGTAGTTTATTTCGTTGTTAGCCGTTCGGGTCAAGTGAACAACCTTAGAATTGTGCAACCTTCTGCTTCTGGCGTAGCTGACAAGGCAGCACTCAGCGCTATCGAGCGAGCAGCACCATTTGCGCCTTTGCCTCCAGACTATTCCCAGGACTACATCAATATCCAATTTACGTTTAGCATCAACGTCTATGGAGACTTGGATTTGTGGGTTCGTTGA
- a CDS encoding MarR family transcriptional regulator gives MITTEVTPNQCAATVMDVVPAAIRYLRAEMRQQSQSLLTLTQLRVLHFLQRYPRASLSEVADYLDVTRSTMSATIERLVQRGLVDRAEDPQERRRVILTLTATGVQQLQQVSDATHTKVADALAHLSEPQLRQIIQGLALLGDVFQDIDAVSLTGK, from the coding sequence ATGATTACTACAGAAGTCACTCCCAATCAGTGTGCCGCAACGGTTATGGACGTTGTTCCAGCCGCAATCCGCTATTTGCGGGCAGAAATGAGGCAGCAAAGCCAGTCATTGTTAACCCTGACCCAGCTGCGAGTGCTGCACTTCCTCCAGCGTTATCCTCGTGCTTCATTGTCTGAGGTAGCAGATTATCTAGATGTAACGCGCTCTACCATGTCCGCCACGATTGAGCGCTTAGTGCAACGAGGACTGGTCGATCGCGCTGAAGATCCACAAGAGCGCCGTCGAGTGATTCTTACGCTTACAGCTACTGGAGTGCAACAGCTGCAACAGGTTTCCGATGCGACCCATACCAAGGTGGCTGATGCGTTAGCTCACCTTTCAGAGCCTCAGCTTCGTCAAATTATCCAAGGGCTTGCTCTATTGGGTGACGTGTTTCAAGACATTGATGCTGTGTCGCTGACTGGAAAATGA
- a CDS encoding ATP-binding cassette domain-containing protein, with amino-acid sequence MAIIETQELTKQFGQVTAVNAVTVSVEAGEVFGLLGPNGAGKSTVTKMLVTLLSPTSGYARVAGYDITRQMSSVQRMIGYIPQALSVDGTLSGYENLLVIAKLYDIPRRKRIGHVRDALAYVGLEDVADRLVRTYSGGMIRRLEIAQAILHRPPVLFMDEPTVGLDPVARKTMWELVKQLCDDYGMTVFLTTHFMDEADTLCDRLAIMHLGRMVATGTPEQLKASLGKPNTTLDDVFIHYTGDYLATAGDYRDTSTTRRTAQRLG; translated from the coding sequence ATGGCAATAATAGAAACGCAAGAGTTAACCAAACAGTTTGGTCAGGTAACAGCAGTGAATGCCGTGACGGTCTCTGTGGAAGCTGGAGAAGTTTTCGGGCTGCTTGGTCCCAATGGTGCCGGAAAAAGTACTGTTACAAAGATGCTGGTTACCCTGCTGTCACCCACATCTGGTTATGCCCGTGTGGCTGGTTATGACATCACGCGACAGATGAGCAGCGTCCAACGCATGATTGGCTATATCCCTCAAGCGCTTTCGGTGGATGGCACCTTGTCGGGCTATGAAAACTTGTTAGTGATCGCCAAACTCTACGATATTCCCCGACGTAAACGAATTGGCCACGTGCGGGATGCGTTAGCGTATGTCGGTTTGGAGGATGTTGCCGATCGCTTAGTGCGAACTTATTCGGGTGGCATGATTCGTCGGTTAGAGATTGCTCAAGCCATTCTCCATCGTCCGCCCGTGTTGTTTATGGATGAACCCACAGTAGGGCTAGATCCAGTTGCCCGCAAAACCATGTGGGAACTTGTTAAGCAACTCTGCGATGACTATGGCATGACTGTCTTTTTAACCACTCACTTCATGGATGAAGCAGATACGCTGTGCGATCGCCTCGCCATTATGCACTTAGGGCGGATGGTTGCAACAGGTACACCTGAACAACTCAAAGCGTCGCTCGGTAAACCCAACACCACGCTCGATGATGTGTTTATTCATTACACCGGAGACTATTTAGCAACCGCAGGAGATTATCGTGATACCTCAACCACACGGCGCACCGCTCAACGCCTCGGATAA
- a CDS encoding ABC transporter permease: MTRTGVSGFIYKTFVITELELRKLRHDPTQLFTRAVQPALWLLIFGQVFTRIRAIPTGNLNYLDFMTPGILAQSILFMSIFTGLAVIWERDLGILHKLLVSPTPRVALVLGKAIGAGIRSLSQVVVIYAIAYALGVGMDWNPLALLGVVVAVLLGSALFSAFSLAIACLVKTHERLMGIGQLMTMPLFFASNAIYPIEIMPRWLQIISYVNPLTYLVDALRGLMLVGKGSTYGLGLDFGILLGVTAVLAIGCGRLYPRLVT, translated from the coding sequence ATCACCAGAACTGGGGTTTCAGGATTTATCTATAAAACATTTGTGATCACGGAGCTCGAACTTCGCAAGCTGCGCCATGACCCCACTCAGCTATTCACACGGGCAGTTCAGCCTGCTCTATGGCTGTTGATCTTTGGACAGGTGTTCACCCGCATCCGGGCAATTCCTACTGGAAATCTGAATTATTTGGATTTCATGACTCCAGGAATTCTGGCACAGAGCATCCTATTTATGTCAATTTTCACAGGTCTTGCGGTTATTTGGGAGCGAGACTTGGGCATTTTGCACAAATTGCTGGTGAGTCCGACACCGCGTGTAGCACTTGTGTTAGGGAAGGCAATCGGCGCTGGAATTCGCAGTCTTTCTCAAGTCGTAGTTATCTATGCGATCGCTTATGCCTTGGGTGTGGGAATGGATTGGAATCCGTTGGCATTACTGGGAGTCGTGGTTGCTGTCCTCTTAGGATCGGCTCTATTTTCAGCGTTCTCTTTGGCGATCGCTTGTTTAGTCAAGACGCACGAACGCTTAATGGGAATTGGTCAGTTGATGACGATGCCTTTGTTTTTCGCCAGCAATGCCATTTATCCGATTGAAATCATGCCAAGGTGGTTACAGATAATTTCCTACGTCAATCCACTTACCTATCTGGTAGATGCCTTACGTGGGTTAATGCTTGTGGGTAAAGGCAGCACGTATGGGTTAGGACTAGATTTTGGCATTCTTTTAGGCGTTACCGCAGTTTTGGCGATCGGATGTGGCAGACTCTATCCCAGGCTGGTGACGTAG
- a CDS encoding ABC transporter permease subunit (The N-terminal region of this protein, as described by TIGR01726, is a three transmembrane segment that identifies a subfamily of ABC transporter permease subunits, which specificities that include histidine, arginine, glutamine, glutamate, L-cystine (sic), the opines (in Agrobacterium) octopine and nopaline, etc.), with product MAGLNFFRWLRLTLVVGFSCLILLAGCSSTPNSTAAGKTLTVATEGTYPPFEFQSAEGELQGFDIDLMNVIAKEAGFTVQYQGLPFAGMIPALQAQTIDAAVAAMTITEERAKTISFSRPYFKSGLAIATRTNNQTITNFDSLKDKRIAVQIGTTGAQKAASIPGAEIRSFDDAPTTLRELLNGNVDAVVHDQPVILYAIASGNVQGVKVVSELLTEEYFGIPTPKGSPNLALINQGLAAVLKNGTYAQIYQKWFGVQPPPLPEESPFENQTANGVSALFSALSVFLNALPFLLRGALVTLQLTAFSVVLGLIGGSLIGIARLSQILPLRWAARAYIDFFRGTPLLVQIFMIYFGLPAISQELGITFTFDRLTAAVIALSLNSAAYIAEIVRGGIQSIEPGQAEAAQSLGMSSVQTMRYVIFPQAFRRMLPALGNEFISLLKDTSLVAVIGFEELFREGQLIVAENYRAFEIYAAVAAIYLCLTLLSSQAFSRLEKWLNPVNRRRYQQVKVSPN from the coding sequence ATGGCTGGTTTAAATTTTTTCCGTTGGCTGCGCCTTACTTTGGTTGTTGGTTTTAGCTGTTTGATTCTGCTTGCAGGCTGTAGTAGCACTCCCAATTCTACTGCTGCTGGTAAAACACTTACAGTTGCGACAGAAGGAACCTATCCACCTTTTGAATTTCAATCAGCTGAGGGCGAGTTGCAGGGGTTTGATATTGACTTGATGAATGTGATCGCTAAAGAAGCTGGTTTTACCGTTCAGTATCAAGGTCTGCCTTTTGCGGGAATGATTCCAGCCTTGCAGGCGCAAACAATAGATGCGGCGGTTGCGGCAATGACGATTACTGAGGAACGGGCAAAGACAATTTCGTTTTCACGACCTTATTTTAAATCTGGGTTAGCGATCGCCACTCGCACCAATAATCAAACTATTACCAACTTTGACAGTCTTAAGGATAAGAGGATTGCTGTCCAAATCGGTACAACGGGCGCACAGAAAGCAGCAAGTATTCCTGGGGCTGAAATTCGCAGCTTTGATGATGCCCCCACTACTTTAAGAGAATTGCTTAACGGTAATGTAGATGCGGTGGTTCACGATCAGCCTGTGATTTTGTACGCGATCGCCTCGGGCAATGTCCAAGGAGTTAAAGTCGTGAGCGAACTGCTAACCGAAGAGTATTTCGGCATTCCTACACCTAAAGGATCGCCTAATTTAGCATTGATTAATCAAGGTTTAGCAGCAGTGCTAAAAAATGGCACCTATGCCCAAATTTACCAAAAGTGGTTTGGTGTCCAACCGCCACCACTACCAGAAGAATCCCCATTTGAGAACCAGACTGCTAATGGCGTATCTGCCCTGTTTAGTGCACTAAGCGTATTTTTAAATGCTTTACCATTCCTGTTGCGTGGGGCTTTGGTGACGCTCCAACTTACCGCTTTCTCTGTAGTGCTAGGTTTAATTGGGGGGTCACTCATTGGTATTGCTCGTCTTTCTCAGATTTTACCTTTGCGGTGGGCTGCTAGGGCGTATATAGATTTTTTCCGGGGAACTCCGTTGCTGGTGCAGATTTTTATGATTTACTTTGGGTTGCCAGCAATTTCCCAAGAGTTGGGTATTACCTTTACCTTTGATCGTCTCACAGCAGCGGTGATAGCATTAAGTCTTAACAGCGCTGCCTACATTGCTGAAATCGTCCGGGGAGGTATTCAATCAATTGAGCCAGGTCAAGCTGAGGCTGCTCAATCCTTGGGCATGAGTTCAGTTCAAACTATGCGCTATGTTATCTTTCCCCAAGCCTTTCGGCGGATGCTGCCTGCATTGGGTAATGAGTTCATTAGCCTGTTGAAGGATACTAGCTTAGTGGCGGTGATTGGTTTTGAAGAGTTGTTCCGCGAAGGGCAACTAATTGTGGCAGAAAACTATCGTGCATTTGAAATTTATGCTGCCGTTGCGGCGATCTACTTATGCTTAACTCTCCTTTCTTCTCAAGCTTTTAGTCGTTTAGAGAAGTGGTTGAACCCAGTCAACCGTCGTCGGTACCAACAGGTAAAAGTCAGCCCGAATTAA
- a CDS encoding amino acid ABC transporter ATP-binding protein: MPTSTRAIAFNNIEKNFGTLKVLKGISGEIYQGEVVAVIGSSGCGKSTLLRCFNCLEKIDGGRLVVNGIDLSKPNLGYKQLRQLRTQVGMVFQQFNLFPHLSVLENLSLAQRQVLGKSRQESAQLAGLYLEKVGLFDKAGAYPEQLSGGQKQRIAIARSLCMNPQVMLFDEPTSALDPELVGEVLGVMQQLAADGMTMVVVTHEMQFAREVAHRVMFMDKGQVEEQGSAREILTHPQSDRLRTFLSRLMRE, translated from the coding sequence ATGCCTACTTCCACCCGTGCGATCGCTTTTAATAATATTGAAAAAAACTTTGGCACTCTTAAAGTATTAAAAGGAATCAGCGGCGAAATTTACCAGGGAGAAGTAGTCGCAGTTATTGGTTCCTCTGGGTGTGGTAAAAGTACACTACTACGCTGTTTTAACTGTCTAGAGAAAATTGACGGCGGACGTTTGGTAGTCAATGGCATTGACTTATCCAAACCAAATCTTGGCTATAAACAACTGCGGCAATTGCGGACACAAGTAGGCATGGTTTTCCAGCAGTTTAACTTGTTTCCGCATCTAAGTGTTTTAGAGAACCTGTCACTTGCTCAGCGCCAAGTTCTGGGTAAATCTCGCCAAGAAAGCGCCCAATTAGCTGGATTGTATCTAGAGAAAGTCGGCTTATTTGATAAGGCAGGTGCTTATCCCGAACAACTTTCTGGGGGTCAAAAGCAACGGATAGCGATCGCGCGGAGTCTGTGTATGAATCCGCAGGTAATGCTGTTTGATGAACCGACTAGCGCCCTAGATCCAGAACTGGTGGGGGAAGTGCTAGGGGTGATGCAGCAACTGGCAGCAGACGGCATGACAATGGTAGTTGTTACTCATGAAATGCAGTTTGCCCGTGAGGTAGCTCATCGGGTAATGTTTATGGATAAAGGTCAGGTAGAAGAACAAGGATCAGCCCGTGAGATTTTGACTCATCCTCAGAGCGATCGCCTGCGTACTTTCCTCAGTCGCTTGATGAGGGAGTAG
- a CDS encoding ABC transporter permease: MHGWQPHPKPRVSWQILFSGLMFFFMYLPILVLAFYSFNSSAYSAKWQGFTWNWYLKLFQDTRIITALQNSLTVALCAVGISAVIGTLMAVGLSRYRFFGKTLYRGISYLPLIVPDIAIAVATLVFLATVAIPLSLWTIVAAHVVFCLAYVGIVVSSRLANLDPHLEEAALDLGATPVQAFIKVLLPQLMPGIVAGCLLAFVLSLDDFLIASFTAGSGSTTLPMEIFSRIRTGVKPDINALSVVLILVSGIVAFVAEYIRYKGAKGEGRGVRGF, encoded by the coding sequence ATGCACGGTTGGCAACCTCATCCTAAACCCCGAGTTTCGTGGCAGATACTTTTCTCTGGGTTAATGTTTTTTTTCATGTACCTGCCAATTTTGGTACTCGCTTTCTATAGCTTTAACTCATCAGCTTATAGCGCTAAGTGGCAGGGATTTACCTGGAATTGGTATCTTAAACTATTTCAGGATACTCGAATTATTACTGCCCTACAAAATAGCCTGACAGTTGCTTTATGTGCAGTAGGCATCTCCGCTGTAATTGGTACTTTAATGGCGGTGGGGTTATCACGTTATCGCTTTTTTGGCAAGACTTTGTATCGCGGTATTTCATATCTGCCGTTAATTGTTCCTGATATTGCGATCGCCGTTGCCACTCTCGTTTTTTTAGCAACGGTTGCCATTCCCCTCAGCCTATGGACTATTGTGGCAGCTCATGTTGTCTTCTGCCTTGCCTACGTCGGCATTGTGGTTTCTTCTCGATTAGCTAACCTAGATCCCCATTTGGAAGAAGCCGCCTTAGATTTAGGGGCTACACCAGTACAAGCTTTTATCAAAGTGTTGCTACCTCAATTGATGCCTGGGATTGTCGCTGGTTGTCTGCTTGCCTTTGTCCTTAGCTTGGATGATTTTCTGATCGCTAGTTTCACCGCTGGTAGTGGTTCTACTACCCTGCCAATGGAAATCTTTAGCCGCATCCGCACGGGAGTCAAACCCGATATCAATGCCCTTAGTGTTGTGCTGATTCTGGTGTCTGGGATAGTTGCTTTTGTAGCTGAATATATCCGTTATAAAGGGGCGAAGGGCGAGGGGCGAGGGGTTAGGGGATTTTAG